The Gammaproteobacteria bacterium genome window below encodes:
- the guaA gene encoding glutamine-hydrolyzing GMP synthase has protein sequence MKNIHADKVLILDFGSQYTQLIARRVRELGTYCEIYPWDIALERITAFGAKGIILSGGPESVTLQDTPEVSNEIFKLGIPVLGICYGMQAISKHLGGDVEESNEKEFGYAQVNTESGSELLDGISDGKNCLDVWMSHGDRVATLPDGFEVIASTDSAPIAAIENKQLKIYGLQFHPEVTHTKQGKEILGRFIRDICGCGSDWTSANIVNESIENIKQQVGNDQVILGLSGGVDSSVVAALLHKAIGEQLTCIFVDTGLLRLNEGDQVMETFAQHMGVKVIRVNAEQRYLNELRGEIDPEKKRKIIGNLFINIFEDESSKLKNAKWLAQGTIYPDVIESAGSSTGKAHLIKSHHNVGGLPKDMKLKLVEPLRELFKDEVRKMGEELGLPREMIYRHPFPGPGLGVRILGEVKKEYADLLRLADDIFISELRLHKLYDDVSQAFAVFLPVKSVGVMGDGRRYDYVIALRAVETIDFMTARWAHLPYEFLDHVSRRIINEIEGISRVTYDISGKPPATIEWE, from the coding sequence ATGAAAAATATTCATGCCGATAAAGTATTAATCCTGGATTTTGGATCTCAATACACACAACTGATTGCAAGACGTGTTCGCGAACTTGGAACGTATTGTGAAATCTATCCTTGGGACATTGCTTTAGAAAGAATCACTGCTTTTGGTGCAAAGGGTATCATTCTTTCTGGTGGCCCTGAATCCGTTACGCTGCAAGATACACCGGAAGTTTCCAATGAAATCTTTAAACTGGGCATTCCTGTGCTTGGGATTTGTTACGGTATGCAGGCCATTTCTAAACACCTAGGTGGTGATGTTGAAGAGTCAAATGAAAAAGAGTTTGGCTATGCGCAAGTGAATACTGAGAGTGGGAGCGAACTATTAGATGGCATTTCTGACGGCAAGAATTGCTTGGATGTTTGGATGTCGCATGGAGATCGTGTTGCAACACTACCTGATGGCTTTGAAGTTATTGCAAGTACAGATAGTGCGCCGATTGCCGCAATAGAGAACAAACAACTAAAAATTTACGGCTTACAGTTTCATCCAGAAGTTACCCATACCAAACAAGGTAAAGAAATATTAGGACGTTTTATTCGTGATATTTGTGGGTGCGGTTCCGATTGGACCTCTGCAAACATCGTTAATGAGTCGATTGAAAACATTAAGCAACAGGTTGGCAATGATCAAGTTATTCTCGGTTTATCAGGGGGTGTAGATTCATCGGTAGTTGCTGCTTTGTTACATAAAGCTATTGGTGAACAGCTCACTTGTATATTTGTAGATACAGGGTTATTGCGTTTAAACGAAGGCGATCAGGTAATGGAAACTTTTGCGCAACACATGGGTGTGAAAGTAATTCGTGTTAATGCAGAGCAACGCTATTTGAATGAATTGAGAGGCGAGATTGATCCTGAGAAAAAACGCAAAATTATAGGTAACCTATTTATTAATATCTTTGAAGATGAATCTTCTAAATTAAAAAATGCTAAATGGTTAGCGCAAGGCACAATTTATCCAGATGTTATTGAGTCTGCTGGTTCTTCTACGGGCAAAGCACATTTAATTAAATCGCATCACAATGTTGGTGGCTTGCCAAAAGATATGAAATTAAAATTAGTGGAACCATTGCGAGAACTTTTCAAAGATGAGGTGCGCAAAATGGGTGAAGAACTTGGTTTGCCGCGCGAAATGATTTATCGCCATCCTTTCCCTGGGCCCGGTTTAGGTGTGCGCATACTGGGTGAAGTAAAAAAAGAATATGCAGATCTATTGAGACTGGCGGATGATATTTTTATTTCAGAATTAAGATTGCATAAATTATATGACGATGTCTCACAAGCTTTTGCTGTTTTCTTGCCGGTAAAATCAGTAGGCGTGATGGGTGATGGAAGAAGGTATGATTATGTGATTGCCTTGCGAGCTGTAGAAACTATTGATTTTATGACCGCGCGTTGGGCGCATCTTCCTTATGAGTTTTTGGATCATGTGTCGCGTCGTATTATTAATGAGATTGAGGGAATCTCTAGAGTGACTTACGATATTTCGGGGAAACCGCCCGCCACGATTGAGTGGGAATGA
- a CDS encoding citryl-CoA lyase, whose amino-acid sequence MSSEEKKQEVIHSKIWREEPEPDNPFAAKKCFCAGYDVYGDLLGKASWIEYLYLLFKLEKPTKEQATLLETIAVAIANPGIRDHSVRAAMNAGVGGSTAASALMAALAVGAGQYGGAREVFLVMQLWEECGQDITKWKEILLNPPKEERADIWLPMEHPPGFDPHGVTCPTPVMKTLDKLSSLTNSNSNINWLKNNQSELEKIIQIPVSFTGLIATALRDLELSKEQGEMLYLLLRLPGAGANALEQSYYGCNRYPFFLHQVNLKNESRDK is encoded by the coding sequence ATGTCCTCGGAAGAAAAAAAACAAGAAGTCATTCATTCAAAAATCTGGAGAGAAGAACCTGAACCAGACAATCCCTTTGCTGCAAAAAAGTGTTTTTGTGCGGGTTACGATGTGTATGGGGACTTGTTAGGAAAAGCAAGTTGGATTGAATATTTATATCTTCTTTTTAAATTAGAAAAACCTACAAAAGAGCAGGCTACGCTACTTGAAACGATTGCAGTTGCAATTGCGAATCCAGGAATACGTGACCACAGTGTCCGTGCTGCAATGAATGCAGGTGTTGGTGGTTCAACCGCTGCTTCAGCTTTAATGGCAGCGCTTGCGGTAGGAGCCGGGCAATATGGCGGTGCGAGAGAAGTGTTTTTGGTTATGCAGTTATGGGAAGAATGTGGTCAAGATATTACAAAGTGGAAAGAAATATTATTAAATCCGCCAAAAGAAGAGCGTGCAGATATTTGGCTACCTATGGAGCATCCACCGGGATTTGATCCGCACGGTGTAACTTGTCCTACACCAGTAATGAAAACTTTAGACAAGTTATCATCGTTAACTAATTCAAACTCTAATATTAATTGGCTTAAAAACAATCAATCTGAGTTAGAAAAAATTATCCAGATTCCAGTTTCTTTTACAGGCTTAATTGCAACTGCATTAAGAGATTTGGAATTATCTAAAGAACAGGGTGAAATGTTGTATCTACTGTTAAGATTACCTGGGGCTGGCGCGAACGCACTTGAGCAAAGTTATTATGGCTGTAATAGATACCCTTTTTTCTTGCATCAAGTAAATCTGAAAAATGAATCACGTGATAAGTAA
- a CDS encoding thiamine pyrophosphate-binding protein has product MDIVTEKSDALEIGARNVVDLPTANDSQVYDAAPITSKESYEVGDLLVSYLEYIGVEFVFGIPGGAIEPLYNALSRSAKRGGPRAVVARHETGAAFMADGYARNSGNLGVCCATAGPGATNLITGVASAYDNHSPLLVITAQTALENFGRNAAQESGDTGINTVAMFEPCTHFSTLVSHVNQFEQKLASAIMTAFRSPMGPAHLSIPLDVLRAASPVNYPSNDLANLLWKPQPVDSDSVEILTKELSSSKNIVFIVGEGCLNGIGPILNVATSVNAKIVTTPHAKGLVSPFHPLFCGVLGFAGHDSAINVIDDEVDTIVAIGTTLSETASNTWDQKVLNQRLIHIDSSEGNLMHSPMARLHVRGDVAKVFEEVENSLDIKKIATSNDRGSSKSRSNTLNESELKRSFKLLEEKKCTDNSAPIKPQRLMTLLPKIFPPETKYLCDSGNSMAWSIHYLHPYDRRVAGSRDEHGGLFWTCLEFGSMGWAIGSSIGTSLANDKHPVVCITGDGSMLMYGGEVTVALQEKLPVFFIILNDSEYGMVKHGQNLGGGEPVGYELPKIDFVQYADSMGITSRLINSIDDLEALNVKELMLDGPVILDVRIDKDEVPPIDNRLKALGTLK; this is encoded by the coding sequence ATGGATATCGTTACAGAAAAGAGCGATGCATTAGAGATTGGTGCGCGCAATGTTGTTGATTTGCCTACAGCAAATGATTCGCAAGTTTACGATGCTGCGCCGATCACTTCGAAAGAATCTTATGAAGTGGGAGATTTACTTGTTTCCTACTTAGAGTACATAGGTGTTGAATTTGTATTTGGTATTCCTGGTGGCGCAATCGAACCGTTGTACAACGCATTGTCGCGCAGTGCTAAAAGGGGTGGGCCAAGAGCGGTAGTAGCCAGACATGAAACGGGTGCTGCGTTTATGGCGGATGGTTATGCGCGTAATAGTGGTAACTTGGGTGTATGTTGTGCCACTGCAGGGCCTGGTGCTACAAACCTTATAACAGGAGTTGCCTCCGCATATGATAATCATTCACCGTTACTGGTTATAACAGCGCAAACTGCGCTAGAAAATTTTGGGCGCAATGCAGCGCAAGAATCGGGTGATACAGGAATTAATACTGTAGCAATGTTTGAGCCTTGTACTCATTTCAGTACATTGGTATCTCACGTTAACCAATTTGAACAGAAGTTAGCTTCAGCAATTATGACAGCATTTCGTTCACCGATGGGACCAGCCCATCTCAGTATTCCTTTAGATGTTCTAAGAGCTGCTAGCCCAGTTAATTATCCATCGAACGATTTAGCTAATTTACTTTGGAAGCCACAACCAGTTGATAGTGACAGTGTAGAGATACTTACAAAAGAACTTTCATCATCAAAGAATATTGTATTCATTGTCGGTGAAGGTTGTTTGAATGGAATAGGGCCAATTTTAAATGTAGCAACGAGTGTAAATGCAAAGATTGTAACTACGCCTCACGCAAAAGGGCTTGTTAGTCCATTTCATCCATTATTCTGTGGCGTTTTAGGATTTGCAGGGCACGATAGCGCAATCAATGTCATTGATGATGAAGTAGATACCATCGTTGCAATCGGAACAACACTCAGTGAGACCGCAAGTAATACTTGGGATCAAAAAGTGTTAAATCAACGATTAATACACATTGATTCTTCGGAAGGTAATTTAATGCATTCTCCAATGGCGCGTTTACACGTTAGAGGAGATGTTGCAAAAGTATTTGAAGAAGTTGAAAACAGTCTTGATATTAAAAAAATAGCGACCTCTAATGATAGAGGTTCAAGCAAAAGCCGCAGCAATACTTTAAATGAATCAGAACTAAAACGATCATTTAAGTTGTTGGAAGAAAAAAAATGTACTGACAATAGTGCTCCAATTAAGCCGCAAAGGCTTATGACATTATTGCCAAAAATATTTCCTCCCGAAACAAAATATTTATGTGATTCCGGTAATAGCATGGCGTGGTCGATACATTATTTGCATCCGTATGATCGACGCGTTGCGGGATCAAGAGATGAGCATGGCGGATTATTTTGGACCTGCTTAGAATTTGGTTCTATGGGCTGGGCAATTGGGTCATCAATTGGAACTTCGCTAGCAAATGATAAACACCCAGTGGTATGTATAACCGGTGATGGTTCAATGCTGATGTATGGCGGTGAAGTAACAGTAGCCTTACAAGAAAAATTACCCGTATTTTTCATTATTCTTAATGATTCAGAATATGGCATGGTAAAACACGGCCAAAATTTAGGCGGCGGCGAACCCGTTGGTTATGAGTTGCCAAAGATTGATTTTGTTCAGTACGCAGATTCAATGGGCATCACGAGTCGTTTGATTAATTCAATTGATGATTTAGAAGCATTAAATGTTAAAGAGTTAATGTTAGATGGTCCGGTGATTTTAGATGTGCGCATTGATAAAGACGAAGTGCCGCCAATTGATAATCGATTAAAAGCATTAGGCACGCTTAAATAA
- the tadA gene encoding tRNA adenosine(34) deaminase TadA, translating into MHEALSLAEHAMSQQEVPVGAVVVLEDKIIGKGWNQSIASNDPSAHAEIMALRDAAKTIENYRLVKTTLYVTLEPCLMCVGAILHARVKRLVFGAYDPKTGAAGTVFDVLSDARHNHSVEVQGGVLEKKSAEMLQQFFRQRR; encoded by the coding sequence ATGCATGAAGCCTTAAGTTTGGCTGAGCATGCAATGAGCCAACAAGAAGTTCCTGTAGGTGCGGTAGTGGTTCTTGAGGATAAGATTATCGGTAAAGGATGGAATCAATCGATTGCTAGTAATGATCCCTCCGCACATGCAGAAATTATGGCTTTACGTGATGCGGCTAAAACTATTGAAAATTATCGATTAGTTAAAACCACACTCTATGTAACTTTAGAGCCCTGTCTGATGTGTGTGGGGGCAATCTTGCACGCTAGAGTAAAAAGGCTGGTCTTCGGGGCATATGATCCAAAAACTGGGGCGGCGGGAACTGTGTTTGATGTGCTTTCTGACGCAAGGCATAACCATTCGGTTGAAGTACAGGGCGGAGTTTTAGAGAAAAAAAGTGCAGAGATGTTGCAGCAGTTTTTTCGCCAGCGTAGGTAA
- the mltF gene encoding membrane-bound lytic murein transglycosylase MltF, whose translation MNSTLRTFKILILAVAVVAILIVVNQKYSSSLLHEIKRDNKLTVITRNSPTTYYIGPNGPTGFEYELAKQFADFLGVELNIIVKNEFHQILPSIVNNDAHIGAAGITHTKQRDAYVNFGPEYTKVVSQIAYKSGQKKPKSIVDLEGKRIAVVKGSSHAQMLLDHKEFFPNLEWKEYPDLTSEELMLLTTDSLIDYTIADSNELAVTRRYFPKLRVGFNLGPEQPLAWALRKSEDDSLQKAVNNFFVKIESDGSLTHLREKYFGHINDITPVDSHTFLKHVRERLPKYENLFKEAAIEYDQDWRFLAAVSYQESLWNSNAVSPTSVKGLMMLTRDTANDLNIKDRVDPHKSVNGGTKYFLSMHEKIPARIGEPDRTWMALAAYNVGFGHLEDARILTQNAGDDPDQWMAVRKYLPLLSNKKWYEKTRHGYARGKEPVIYVQNIRNYFDLLVWLENKGELYDMVAQN comes from the coding sequence ATGAACTCAACATTGCGCACATTTAAAATATTAATACTCGCTGTTGCAGTGGTCGCAATTCTTATTGTTGTTAATCAAAAGTATTCTTCATCTTTATTGCACGAAATTAAACGCGATAATAAATTAACGGTTATTACGCGTAACAGTCCCACCACTTATTATATAGGTCCGAATGGACCCACTGGTTTTGAATATGAACTTGCAAAACAGTTTGCAGACTTTTTGGGTGTTGAACTAAACATCATTGTAAAAAACGAATTTCACCAAATATTACCTAGCATTGTAAATAATGATGCGCATATTGGTGCTGCTGGAATTACCCATACCAAACAACGTGATGCCTATGTCAACTTTGGTCCTGAATATACCAAGGTGGTCTCACAAATCGCTTATAAAAGTGGCCAAAAAAAGCCTAAATCTATCGTCGACCTTGAAGGCAAACGTATAGCGGTCGTCAAAGGCAGCTCTCATGCCCAAATGCTACTAGATCATAAAGAGTTTTTCCCAAATCTAGAGTGGAAAGAATACCCCGATTTAACTTCAGAAGAGCTGATGCTATTAACCACAGATAGTTTGATTGATTACACAATCGCCGATTCAAATGAACTTGCCGTAACGCGACGTTATTTTCCAAAATTAAGAGTCGGTTTTAACTTAGGTCCAGAACAACCTCTTGCATGGGCCTTAAGAAAATCAGAAGACGATTCTTTACAAAAAGCGGTTAATAATTTTTTTGTGAAAATAGAAAGTGATGGTTCGCTAACACACTTAAGAGAAAAATATTTTGGTCATATAAACGATATAACTCCAGTAGATAGTCATACATTTCTTAAACATGTACGTGAACGTTTACCTAAATATGAAAATCTTTTTAAGGAAGCTGCTATTGAATATGACCAAGACTGGCGATTTCTTGCAGCAGTAAGTTATCAAGAGTCATTATGGAATTCGAATGCTGTTTCTCCCACGAGTGTTAAAGGCTTAATGATGCTTACCCGTGATACCGCTAATGATCTCAACATTAAAGATCGTGTTGATCCACATAAAAGCGTAAACGGTGGAACGAAATATTTTTTATCGATGCACGAAAAAATACCAGCACGCATTGGAGAGCCAGATCGCACCTGGATGGCCCTTGCTGCTTACAATGTTGGATTTGGTCATTTAGAAGATGCACGAATTCTGACCCAAAATGCTGGCGACGACCCAGATCAGTGGATGGCGGTTCGAAAATATCTTCCGCTTTTAAGTAACAAAAAGTGGTATGAAAAAACTCGCCATGGTTACGCACGAGGCAAGGAACCTGTGATCTACGTACAGAATATACGCAACTACTTTGATTTATTAGTTTGGCTAGAAAATAAGGGCGAACTTTACGACATGGTCGCACAAAACTAG